A genomic segment from Syntrophotalea acetylenivorans encodes:
- a CDS encoding class I SAM-dependent methyltransferase, translating to MSSKYPTFGYRLPHLLSSRLFGDRQRFGLKANMEDACWKEWEKCYLDFYYENQKKSVGSVVNDAGYKVMEKVDLTGKKVLEIGPGDIRHMSFWCGMPAHYVIADINQAMLDKSASRLREQGVDYSTVLLSKQETARLPFEDSEFDVVVSFYSLEHLYPLEPYLTETSRVLRQGGVFAGGIPCEGGLAWGIGRFLTSRRWLKNNTRINPDKIICWEHPNFAEDILKSLDENFALKYLSYWPFGARVIDINLVAKFVYEKR from the coding sequence ATGAGTTCGAAGTACCCTACATTTGGTTACCGGTTGCCCCACCTTCTCAGCTCACGCCTTTTTGGAGACCGCCAGCGCTTTGGGCTTAAGGCGAATATGGAGGACGCCTGCTGGAAAGAGTGGGAAAAATGCTACCTCGATTTTTATTATGAGAACCAGAAGAAGTCGGTAGGGTCGGTTGTAAACGATGCTGGCTACAAGGTCATGGAAAAGGTCGATCTCACCGGGAAGAAAGTGCTGGAAATCGGTCCTGGTGATATACGCCATATGTCTTTCTGGTGTGGAATGCCTGCTCATTATGTAATTGCCGACATTAATCAGGCGATGCTGGATAAATCAGCCTCAAGATTGCGAGAGCAAGGGGTTGACTATTCGACTGTTCTTCTTTCCAAGCAGGAGACGGCGCGGTTGCCGTTTGAGGACTCTGAATTTGATGTTGTAGTCTCATTTTATTCGCTGGAACACCTCTATCCGCTTGAACCTTATCTTACCGAAACGTCCCGGGTTCTTAGGCAAGGGGGTGTATTCGCTGGCGGAATTCCCTGCGAGGGAGGGCTGGCTTGGGGGATAGGCAGGTTTTTAACAAGCCGACGTTGGCTCAAGAACAATACTCGGATAAATCCTGACAAGATCATTTGTTGGGAACACCCGAACTTTGCAGAAGATATTCTGAAATCCCTGGATGAGAATTTTGCGCTTAAATATCTTAGCTATTGGCCTTTCGGGGCCCGCGTAATTGATATCAACCTGGTTGCCAAATTTGTTTATGAAAAACGCTAA
- a CDS encoding DegT/DnrJ/EryC1/StrS family aminotransferase codes for MIPRFKPWLDHREALALFRRNKGAVLRFEKSFAKTFEAEEAISFSYGRSALWAFFKAVGIEGAEVVLPAYTCSVVAHAVSLSGNSPRFVDIRLSDYNMDLDLLPEAINKKTRAIVATHLFGYPLDIDRLEEIVAEAELRYGHKIWLIQDCAHSFGARWKGRLVCNSGDVAIFGLNISKMITSIFGGMLTVNDPELAKRIRSWRDANFIKAPWIKSWLRKIYLLTVYVAFSRPIYAVTHWLQEQTPFLNKLTKSYHLDDQIHFPPDYLELLTDVEGEVGLVQLNMYPKIVSSRRKCAKWFIDSIQWPEDWKPPYWLKERPIPILL; via the coding sequence ATGATCCCAAGGTTTAAGCCCTGGCTTGACCATAGAGAGGCGTTGGCTCTTTTCAGGCGCAACAAAGGGGCTGTCCTCCGATTCGAAAAAAGCTTTGCCAAAACATTCGAGGCAGAAGAGGCGATTTCTTTTTCTTATGGCCGAAGTGCTTTATGGGCTTTTTTTAAGGCCGTAGGTATTGAAGGGGCCGAAGTCGTATTGCCCGCATACACTTGCTCCGTGGTTGCCCATGCCGTCAGCTTGAGTGGCAATTCACCTCGCTTTGTCGACATCAGGTTGTCGGATTACAACATGGACCTCGACCTGTTGCCCGAGGCGATTAATAAAAAAACCAGGGCTATTGTTGCCACCCACCTTTTTGGATACCCCCTAGACATCGATCGCCTCGAGGAAATCGTTGCCGAGGCAGAATTGCGATACGGGCACAAGATCTGGTTGATTCAAGATTGTGCACATTCTTTTGGTGCCCGTTGGAAAGGTCGGCTCGTATGCAATTCTGGTGATGTCGCTATTTTTGGTCTAAATATCAGTAAAATGATCACGTCAATTTTTGGGGGGATGCTCACGGTCAATGACCCTGAATTAGCAAAGAGGATCCGCTCTTGGCGTGATGCCAATTTCATAAAAGCGCCATGGATAAAATCATGGTTACGTAAAATATATCTTTTGACGGTTTACGTTGCATTCTCCCGTCCCATATATGCGGTTACGCATTGGTTACAAGAACAAACCCCTTTTTTAAACAAGCTTACCAAGTCATATCACCTTGATGACCAAATACATTTTCCACCAGATTATTTGGAGCTATTGACGGATGTTGAAGGTGAAGTTGGGCTTGTGCAGCTAAATATGTACCCCAAGATTGTTTCTTCAAGACGTAAGTGTGCCAAATGGTTTATTGACAGTATTCAATGGCCAGAAGATTGGAAGCCCCCTTACTGGTTGAAGGAGCGACCTATTCCCATTTTGTTGTAA
- a CDS encoding GNAT family N-acetyltransferase, which translates to MGTVIKQVTRSHINELVRIHQESLPDDILPSLGSGTLLKYYEFVLCSYGQYILGAFQEGCLVGFCQLSVNQFSILSIFLRNPSFILRITILALTRPKKFISGVLMVWHKSKLNSRCPEIEFIAVDKKFQGIGIGSKLIESVTKHEAVIGATLMTKTSNPLAKNIYEKKYNAIISYEFLLFGKKYWYLTWKPSI; encoded by the coding sequence ATGGGAACTGTTATTAAGCAAGTAACAAGAAGTCATATAAATGAACTTGTTAGGATACATCAAGAGTCTTTGCCAGATGATATTCTTCCATCACTTGGAAGTGGAACTTTGCTAAAATACTACGAATTTGTACTTTGTTCTTATGGACAATACATTTTAGGGGCCTTTCAGGAAGGTTGCTTGGTGGGGTTTTGTCAGCTTTCTGTAAACCAATTTTCAATTTTATCCATTTTTTTAAGAAACCCATCATTTATTCTCAGAATAACTATTCTGGCTCTAACAAGACCAAAAAAATTTATTTCAGGGGTTTTGATGGTATGGCATAAGTCAAAACTTAACTCTCGTTGCCCTGAAATAGAATTTATTGCTGTTGATAAAAAATTTCAGGGGATTGGTATTGGCAGTAAGTTAATTGAATCTGTGACAAAGCATGAGGCGGTTATTGGTGCAACTTTAATGACTAAAACCTCAAATCCTCTTGCAAAAAATATTTATGAAAAAAAATATAACGCTATTATATCTTATGAGTTTTTATTGTTTGGTAAAAAGTATTGGTATTTAACTTGGAAACCTAGTATTTGA
- a CDS encoding lysylphosphatidylglycerol synthase transmembrane domain-containing protein translates to MNKVNKKNINYYSVFRLLIIILIAFFAIFGVDYGALIDHLTARLLAAMVLSQVVVLLSLTLLSFRLSLFIDKKNPPVIASFKAIVLAMGFNLIIPGRMSEFVKPLFLKSKVGISMEGGLSSVFLERVTDMFIISLLSSVVLSGSFVDFDGRIMICAASVCFLLLHFLPKGMPWVEKGVAFIPFKRLSSLILNILEHLSQAIIDKRLYGGFACGCLAWCFTVSSFFVFFFVAENGQFSIDKCLILFVISTIAYAVPALPGGVGTYEASIVFVLQHYGYSMEHSLVLAAALHLSQMLMVGLLAGVVVVREDLTLGDFFGRAKAVPSRG, encoded by the coding sequence ATGAATAAAGTAAATAAAAAAAATATCAACTATTACTCCGTGTTCAGACTTTTAATTATTATTTTAATTGCTTTTTTTGCCATCTTCGGAGTAGATTATGGTGCGCTAATTGACCATTTGACTGCTAGGCTGTTGGCGGCAATGGTTCTTAGCCAAGTTGTTGTTCTTTTGTCTCTTACGTTGCTCTCTTTTAGGCTTTCACTCTTCATAGACAAGAAAAATCCTCCTGTTATCGCTTCCTTTAAGGCAATAGTTCTTGCAATGGGGTTTAATCTTATAATTCCTGGCAGGATGTCCGAGTTTGTAAAACCTTTGTTTCTAAAGAGTAAAGTAGGTATTTCAATGGAAGGTGGACTAAGCTCTGTTTTCCTGGAACGTGTAACAGACATGTTTATTATTTCTTTGCTTTCAAGTGTTGTTTTAAGCGGTTCATTTGTTGACTTTGATGGCAGAATAATGATTTGTGCTGCCTCCGTTTGTTTCCTTTTGCTTCACTTCCTGCCAAAAGGTATGCCATGGGTTGAAAAAGGTGTTGCCTTTATCCCTTTTAAGAGATTGTCTAGTTTGATATTGAATATTCTTGAACATCTTTCTCAAGCCATCATTGATAAACGGTTATATGGTGGGTTTGCCTGTGGATGCCTTGCCTGGTGTTTTACGGTAAGTAGTTTTTTTGTGTTCTTTTTTGTGGCGGAGAATGGGCAATTCTCTATTGATAAGTGTCTGATATTGTTTGTTATCTCAACGATTGCCTATGCTGTTCCGGCCTTGCCGGGTGGTGTCGGAACCTATGAGGCGAGTATCGTCTTTGTGTTACAGCATTATGGATATAGCATGGAGCACTCCCTTGTGCTGGCTGCCGCTCTACATCTAAGCCAAATGCTAATGGTTGGGCTTTTGGCTGGTGTGGTTGTTGTGAGGGAAGATTTGACCTTGGGGGATTTTTTTGGAAGGGCCAAAGCTGTCCCCTCTCGTGGGTGA